AATTAATTGGGAGAGTTATTTGTTTAATGTGATGAGTTGGGATAACTAATGATGGTTTTTGAATTCCCCATTTAGCATAAAGTAGTTTTGTTGAAAGTCATGGGTCTTCGTCTTCTTTACCACCAATTGAAACGTACattctaatttcaaaattacaccCATATTTccattatcaataataatattcacTCCCAACTCCACAAATAGtccttttataaatattaataaataatcttacgataaatcacaaaattaaaataaaaaaagattgagaGTAAGCACTTTATATATGTGAACTCACCAACGacacttttcctttttcaaccAGCCACGGAACAAGAGCACAAAATTCAATCAGCTCGAGAAAATGGGAACAATCAGAATCAACCCGTTCAGAATTCCaacaaccaaatctaaatggaaagataataaattaagtaaataaagaaagtGAGACCTCTCAGACTAGCAAATTCTCCTCACTAAGACGTAACCAAGGAACGAgaattaaataacaaacacttcaaaagtttaaagatcaaaataaaacaaaatataaaagaaagagaggggTGGAAAAGCTGCAACGATGGACAATAGAGGTGGCGCAGTGATAGAAGCCCACGTGGTAGAATACGTGAGCAAGATGACGTAAGCTCATCCACCGTTTGATTCCCGTTCTCAGTCCGCCGGtggaggatttttttttaattctttttcaaagcaaattgaaaggaaattaaaccaaaatttgaatggtGGGATCTCCTCTTCCATTCACTAtgacttttcttattattgttattattattattattattttctttttagggatataatatgaatttcactttttaatagttttctttttctattaataacgaagaaaattagaatttagattatatgattttagaaaatgaaaattaaatgatttcaacttaatacaaattaaaataataaaccctaaaaatgatcaaaaataaaatatttggcAAAGATAATTGTAATCGATGGCaatttgaggaataataattaagaatatagtaatatttaaaaaaaattacaaatatagtaaacatatcgatgatagacttgtatcgttgatagactcaTATGACCTATCAGTGAAAGACTAATATATACAACATagtctatcgatgatagacttgtatcattgatataatttgataaattttactatatttacaaattttttaaaatgttgttatacacttaattattttgaatttaattactaaatttataactattccttcataaaaataaaataagtggaatgaattttgttttaagtagttttgtttaaatggtttgttgattttttctatttttgaaatagatTTCTATCTCataaatatcttaaattttaaattattgttatattttctaaatatttttgtttattttttaaaaaatgtttagttttcttaaagattttgaatttcaagCCTACGATAGAATAAGTATAGTTTAACGGACATTTTGTCAAGTTTAGAGGTAAAATTTCTCTACccaaaaatttgttaaaaaagaaaagaaaatcaaaactgtttaaaaatattttataagtcGAAAGTCATGATATAAATAACTGTTGTTGTAATCatagttgaaaattaaagtataatgTTATAACATTATGTATTTAGTTTACCTTCGTATAGTTTTGTGATGGGCTCATGAAACTTTATATTATCATCTAACACTAACTGTTCCAcaaatgtcaatttttatttttaataacgtTTTCGAAATAAACACTATTCcttagaaataattttatttcaaacttgtgttctcaattaattaataaacacatccattttttatttaacacgtctttaatttaattttgatcttttaaatAAGTATTCAAAGGAAAAGATATCATCAATAATTAGTTTGTGGTTTtataaaactcatttttagACATTATGCGATGCATGATACTATTTACTTTCCTTCAATTAatccctaaaccctaaactttaaATCCTAAACGCGTTCTCACCCCTCTAACaatgtttagattttttaatagAGAGATAGTAGACTAAGGAACAAGTGGTCAACACAATAACGTACATATAAGTAAGAACCCAATCACACTTTTAAATGTGATGGGAAGGAAttcttgaaaatgaagataaaagaGTTTTTGGTCAAAGCTATGAAATTTCTTAGGGATGGCAAAAGGATTGaaactattgaaaaaaagaaaactatttagGTCAAAATGATTATTGCAATAAAGTGGTATTTCCATTGTGATGGTTTAGATATGTTTGAATGAAAAGtcatgttcttttttctcGTTACAACGACTATTACTCGGATCATGAAGTGATACAATgaaatgataatataatttcatgCATGTATATGATTTTGAccatatatatgaaacatcACGACCTAACAACTAGCTAGGttggaaattaataataattatatcttttgcgtttcaaaaattaatagtttagggTTACTTATTCAGAATTTTATGGAGTTGAAAATGGTTTCACATTTCTATATACACAAATGCATGATAAGAGTTTATATACAAATACGAAGGTTGTTGGCTTCTTGTTTATAAAGATTGGAGCTGGATTTTCACAATTCCAAGAGCTTTGGGtttgtgttgatttttttgtGGGACTTTGAAGGTATAGAAACATTAAGAGTGGTTGCTTTCAAAgaccaaaagaaaaacgttTCGCTCTTTGAAAATtcgataaaaaagaaaaggggttTGAAATGCAAATAATTTGAAGGTCTATCTAAAATAACTCTTCaagtacttaaaaaaattgttttagaagGTTTGAAAAGTCTTTATAAATACGTCTTAAATTCAAGCATGTCAAATcttgtattatatattgaatgaTTCGTACAATTCATAAATCATGTCACACGGTGCACTATTATATCCATGTCCTaacaaattattcaattaccatattgtgtaaaatatgttttctaCAAAAACGTAAACTTTATGTCAACTAGACCGTCAATTACTTAAGATATATATCTTCGACAAATAGAGATGGTCGAAACGAATTTGTAAGCTATTTGATTTAGTCGTAGGTTGAATTGAATCAATATGGATTGCCCAATGAAGGGGTTGGGTTTTGAGAACGATAATAATGTTGAAGTGAAATGAACACATATCTATAGTTGCAAAAGTCTACTCAAAGTCATCTGTTATGGCATACCCCACAGATTTCATATTCTACACTTGAAGGTCTCTTcatctttcattattttaagcATTAGCTTTGAAGCTTCCTAAGTTTGGAGGAAGGTCAGTGGGAAACTGCCTGTCAACCTAAACTCACTTCATATTTTTGCTCCTCTCTGTTCTaccataacattttttttttttaatttcaatttcaaaaccaaGAAGTGTTTACATGTCTTACAATAGTAACCAGCACCTCACTACGTCGGAGAGTGATCTTTCCGAGCAGCCCGGGTTCGAGTTTACGGATTGGATGTTTGATGGGTGGCTGAATGAAAACTCTTCGTCTCTGACTGACTCGGTGATGTACCCAGTTTATCAAGAGGGGGAGGTTGATGAGTTTGTTGGGAACACCATTCAGCAAGGAGAGCCTAGCAGCAGTAAGCACATAACTCTTATTACATTTTAGCATTTGTGAGTTTTTATATCTTTGGGTTCTGTATCAGTCAGGTGGAATCTTCTTGCTAGCCACCATTAAAGATTGTACTGCTATTTATATTTCTAGAAGCAGTGGTACTAATATCTCTTTTACCTCTCCCCTTTTTGCATTTCTCTCTCCTACTTGTCAAAAACTTGATGAGATCGCCAATGAGTAGCTAAATATATTATCTCTTTTGAGGTTGTGATCTCACCTCGTGTATGATCTTGAATGGTGTTTGTAGGAGACTATgggagagagagggaaattaGAGAAAGATTTGCATTCAAGACAAAATCAGAAGTTGAGATTTTGGATGATGGTTTCAAGTGGAGGAAATATGGGAAGAAGATGGTGAAGAACAGCCCAAATCCAaggtaagaaaacaaaaggacTAGTAATGTTCTTAATTTAGCATTAAATTTTGTCCTAAGATAAAATGTTACAATCCTAGAAACATTAAACCAAAGATGATCAAGAAACCCAATGAAAACAGGTCTGTTTGTGTTAATTGTTAATCTGAATTGGCTCAACCAACCATCTGTTAAATGCAGGAACTACTACAAATGCTCAGTCGAAGGCTGCCCAGTGAAGAAGAG
This DNA window, taken from Cucumis sativus cultivar 9930 chromosome 6, Cucumber_9930_V3, whole genome shotgun sequence, encodes the following:
- the LOC101203573 gene encoding probable WRKY transcription factor 50, with translation MSYNSNQHLTTSESDLSEQPGFEFTDWMFDGWLNENSSSLTDSVMYPVYQEGEVDEFVGNTIQQGEPSSRDYGREREIRERFAFKTKSEVEILDDGFKWRKYGKKMVKNSPNPRNYYKCSVEGCPVKKRVERDREDPKYVITTYEGVHTHESS